The Fusobacterium russii ATCC 25533 sequence AGAATTTGACTTTGCACTTTTTACAAATTTAACTCAAGATCATTTGGATTACCATAAAACTATGGAGAACTATTTTTTAGCCAAAAGAAAATTATTTTTAAAGCTTAAAAATAAAGCCAATTCAATTATAAATATAGACGATATTTATGGAAAAAGACTATATGACGAATTTAGTAAGCAAGATAAAGCTGTATTTTCTTATGGACTAAAAAATGCCGATTTAACAGGAGAATTTTTAGAAAATAATCAAATAAAAATTGAGTATAATGGAAAAGAATTTATTACAAAATATAATTTACTAGGAAATTTTAACTTATATAATACTCTAGGTGCTATAGGTATAAATTTAAAGCTTGGTGAAAGTGTAGAAAGAATTATAGAAAGATTAGAAAGTTTAAAACCTGCTCCGGGGAGATTTGAAACAGTTGAATGTGGACAGGATTTTAGAGTAATAGTTGATTATGCACATACACCGGATGCACTTGAAAATGTTATCAAAGTGGCTAAAAATGTAAAAAATAGAGGGAAAGTTATAACAATATTCGGTTGTGGTGGCGATAGGGATAGAACCAAAAGACCTATTATGGCAAAAATTTGTGAAGATTTCAGTGATATAACTATATTAACTTCAGATAATCCAAGAACAGAAAATCCTGAACAAATATTTTCTGATGTGAAAAAAGGATTTAAATTTGCGGATAAACATATATTTGAACCTGATAGGGAAGAAGCTATAAAAAAGGCTGTGGGCATTGCTAAAAAAAATGATATAGTACTTATAACAGGTAAAGGACATGAAACTTATCATATAATAGGATTAAAAAAATATCACTTTGATGACAAAGAAATTGCTAGAAGAGAGATAGCAAGAAGAAGATTAAAAGAACAAAAAAAGGAGGAGAATAGTGCTAATAGATAAAGTAAACAAGATAAAAATAGGAAATTATGAAATCGGAGGTAATAATAGATTTACACTGATTGCCGGGCCCTGTGTAATGGAGTCATTAGAAATAATGGATGAAGTAGCAGGGAAGGTGAAAGAAATTTGTGACAATTTAGGTATAAACTATATTTTTAAAGCTTCATTTGACAAAGCAAATAGATCTTCTATCTATTCTTACAGAGGACCGGGGATAGAAGAAGGTATGAAAATGCTTAAAACTATTAAAGATAAGTATAAGATACCAGTAATTACTGATGTACATGAGGCATGGCAGTGTGAAAAGGTTGTGGAAGTTGCAGATGTTTTACAAATACCAGCATTTTTATGCAGACAGACAGATTTACTTATAGCTGCTGCAAATACAGGAAAGGCAATAAATATAAAAAAGGGACAATTTTTAGCACCTTGGGATATGAAAAATATAGTT is a genomic window containing:
- a CDS encoding UDP-N-acetylmuramoyl-L-alanyl-D-glutamate--2,6-diaminopimelate ligase, with the protein product MNIFSGIEYKILKDVNVERNYSGIEYDSRKIEENFVFIALDGANVDGHNFIDAAVEKGATCVVVSKEVELKHNVSYVLVQNLRQKLAYIASNYFAWPQKNLKIIGVTGTNGKTSSTYMIEKLLGNVKTTRIGTIEYKIDDEVIEAVNTTPESLDLIKILDKSVKKGIRYIIMEVSSHSLELGRVETLEFDFALFTNLTQDHLDYHKTMENYFLAKRKLFLKLKNKANSIINIDDIYGKRLYDEFSKQDKAVFSYGLKNADLTGEFLENNQIKIEYNGKEFITKYNLLGNFNLYNTLGAIGINLKLGESVERIIERLESLKPAPGRFETVECGQDFRVIVDYAHTPDALENVIKVAKNVKNRGKVITIFGCGGDRDRTKRPIMAKICEDFSDITILTSDNPRTENPEQIFSDVKKGFKFADKHIFEPDREEAIKKAVGIAKKNDIVLITGKGHETYHIIGLKKYHFDDKEIARREIARRRLKEQKKEENSANR
- the kdsA gene encoding 3-deoxy-8-phosphooctulonate synthase — encoded protein: MLIDKVNKIKIGNYEIGGNNRFTLIAGPCVMESLEIMDEVAGKVKEICDNLGINYIFKASFDKANRSSIYSYRGPGIEEGMKMLKTIKDKYKIPVITDVHEAWQCEKVVEVADVLQIPAFLCRQTDLLIAAANTGKAINIKKGQFLAPWDMKNIVIKFEESNNKNIMLCERGSTFGYNNMVVDMRALLEMRKFGYPVVFDVTHAVQKPGGLGTATSGDREYVFPLLRAGLAVGVDAIFAEVHPNPVEAKSDGPNMLYLKDLEEILKVAVKIDKIVKGN